AACGTGCTACGGGATTTGGGAGTCGACACTGTCATATTAACTGGTATCCACACACATATATGCGTTCTCCACACCGCTATAGATGCGTTCTACGACAGGTTCAACATCATAATTGTTTCCGACGCCGTGGCAGCCTTTTCTGAAAGCGACCACGTTTACGCGTTAGACTATATGAGAAAAGTACTGGGTGCGAAAGTTTTGAACACTCTAGAGGTTGTTGAAACCATCTTGGGAGGTTCTAAATGAGTCTTCAATGCAGTGATTTAAATGAAGTAGTAGGACTACTCAGAGAGATCCCATGTTCTAACGAGCTCACACTACTCCAGGTTTTATTAGCGCACAGCTGGAGGGGTTTGGGGAGGGTTGGGACCTCTAAAGCTTTGAAAATGAGTGAGAGGAGGGTTCGAAAAATAATTGAATGTTTGAAAGCTAATAAAATTGTAAACGACTCGGGAAGCGTGAACAAGGATTCACTCAAGAAGCTGCTGGACATCCTTAAGGTTAAAACTATCAAGACCGATAAGGGGCTGTATATAACAGCTTACACACCACTCTCCAAAAACCTCTTGGAAATGGCTGCATCCAGGATTGTTGAACTGAGGGATTACCTGGTCATTGGGACAGGCTCTTCCAGCACTGTTTGGATGATAGGTGTATCATTAGGCTCGCCCGGCGGTATAATGTTTCCACGCGTTCCCACCGATTATGTTGAAGAAGCTCTTAAGGGGGTTAACCAGGAAGGATTGGAAAACTCCTTGGTGATCGTCTGGAGGGTTTACGAGGAGATAATATTCGACTCAGTGGTATTATACTCCTTAGCCCAGTTATGCGCGTCGTCTTGAAAAACTCACCGACCAGTTGTTTACGTAGTTCTACAAGACTTTTTATCTCAATTTGTTTCAATATGAAGCACACGGCCTCAGGATTCTAATGGAACCGAAATCAATACCTCGTAACCCCCTATTTTAACAGCAGTGAACGGGGTATTATAGACTTCTTCAAGGACTTCCGGATTCTGTAGCAGATGTTCACGTGGACCCGAGAAAACCAGCCTGCCTTGGGATAAGAGTATTAGGTAATCGCATGTCAAAGAGGCAAAGTAGGGATCGTGAGTAGACAACACTATAGTCGCATCATTGGATATGCTTTTCAAGAATCCAGACAGCCAGATTTTAGAACGCATGTCTAGATGGCTCTCCGGCTCGTCGAGGAGGAGGATTTCTGGGCGCCTCACAAGGGCTGATGCGAGGAGAACTCTTTGAAGCTCCCCGCTACTGAGCTCGTTAACCTTTCTATGCAGCAGGTGCTTGATGTTCAAGGTTTCCGCGGTTTTGACCGATTCCTCAATATCTTTCATAGTTGTCAGGAATTTCTCGGATACAGGGTACCGCGAGTAGATAAGCAGGTCTAGCACCGTTACGCCTAGGAGCCCTCTTACATCTATGGTCGACACGTAGGAAAGGATCCGTCTGAGGGTTTTAACCATCTCCTTGGCATCTTTCCCGTCGAACTCGATCCTCCCCTTGTAATCGACCAACTGGGCTATTGCTTTAAGCATGGTTGTTTTACCGGACGCGTTTGGCCCCATGATACAGGACACCATGTTCCCAGGGATCACAGTGGTTACGTTTTTCAACGCCTCTACGAGGTTTCCCCTATATGTCACTGAAACCTCTCTGAGTTTGATCAATGTTAAACACCTCTGAGCCTTTTAACAAGTAGTATGAGGAAAAATGGAGCCCCTATAGCCGATGTTACCGCTCCAGCGGGCACTTCTCCCAGCACTTCTGCAACGACTATTCGGGAAAGCGAGTCGGTAATGTACAACAATAGGGAGCCTAAGCCCATGGCTAATGGTATAACTAGCCTGTTATCGCTTGTTTTTAAAAAGAGCCTCGCCATGTGGGGCGTTACCAGGCCTATAAAGCCTATCATTCCAAACATTGAAACGATTAGGCTCGAGGAAACCCCAACGATCAATGCTGTGACCAGCCTAATCCTTCTCGGGTTAACCCCTAACTGCAATGCATAGTCATCTCCTATGACCACAGTGTTCATCTTCTTCGCTAGTGCGAAATAAGAGATGATCATAACTACGGCGGGTGCTAGAACATATGGCATCATATCTTTCCTCGAATGTATGAAGCTCCCGGTGAGCATTAAAGAAGCAGGCCCATACCTGGGAGCAACATAATAGAGGAGGAGAATGGAGAGCCCTGAGAACATGCTGGTCACTCCGAGGCCTGACAGCACGTAGGCTGCATCGCTGCCTGACATGATCTCGGCAATCGCTACCGACAAAAAGAGCGCGAATAAACCCCCTGCAGAGGCTGCAAGAGCAATTATGAACAAGCTTGAGAATCCATGTAGGAGGAAGGATAAGTAGACTGCAAACAATGCTCCCGCACCTACCCCAAGTATGTGATGGTCTACGAGAGGGTTTCTAAGGGTTGATTGCAGCATG
This is a stretch of genomic DNA from Thermosphaera aggregans DSM 11486. It encodes these proteins:
- a CDS encoding ABC transporter ATP-binding protein — translated: MIKLREVSVTYRGNLVEALKNVTTVIPGNMVSCIMGPNASGKTTMLKAIAQLVDYKGRIEFDGKDAKEMVKTLRRILSYVSTIDVRGLLGVTVLDLLIYSRYPVSEKFLTTMKDIEESVKTAETLNIKHLLHRKVNELSSGELQRVLLASALVRRPEILLLDEPESHLDMRSKIWLSGFLKSISNDATIVLSTHDPYFASLTCDYLILLSQGRLVFSGPREHLLQNPEVLEEVYNTPFTAVKIGGYEVLISVPLES
- a CDS encoding FecCD family ABC transporter permease; this translates as MHRELMVKTTIAFSTLIASMVLPIAYTYFSSINQDLPETILSYRLHRSIYSVLAGIVLASSGCMLQSTLRNPLVDHHILGVGAGALFAVYLSFLLHGFSSLFIIALAASAGGLFALFLSVAIAEIMSGSDAAYVLSGLGVTSMFSGLSILLLYYVAPRYGPASLMLTGSFIHSRKDMMPYVLAPAVVMIISYFALAKKMNTVVIGDDYALQLGVNPRRIRLVTALIVGVSSSLIVSMFGMIGFIGLVTPHMARLFLKTSDNRLVIPLAMGLGSLLLYITDSLSRIVVAEVLGEVPAGAVTSAIGAPFFLILLVKRLRGV